A genomic segment from Neobacillus sp. YX16 encodes:
- a CDS encoding endo-1,4-beta-xylanase: MRGKYKRFISLLLVLLLIIPTSWIPKVAEAATNSDIPVLLYHRVVDNPSNEWTDTSVVKFEQTLKYLHDNGYNTLSTEQYVSIMEGKESAPANPILLTFDDATPDFITNALPVLKQYNMNAVLFVVSDWIGKGYSMSTEQLQSLTNEPNVSLQNHSKTHEQTLVWNNNITKEQASEEISAANEYLKSITNKDSVLMAYPYGAYNADAEAANQENGIKYAFKVGYPNAGNYAMGRHYVMMGTTLENIASWIGGPAPIPGNPTGTETVFHETFENGLGVATNAGSARLAAVSGTVFDGNDDGKAISVSGRTNNWDGVDIPFSNVSFENGKTYTITVTGYVDEGVSVPSGAQALLQNVDSYNGLYAATDFAAGQPFTLTGQYTVDTSKDRALRIQSNDAGASVPFYIGDILITEKVTSGGGEEPKDPRPPAQAFTTITFEDQTTGGFEGRAGTETLTVTTEANHTEGGSYALKVENRSNTWHGPTLRVEKYVDKGSEYKISVWVKLISPETSQLQLSTQVGNGGSASYNNLQGKTVSIEDGWVQFEGTYRYSSVGDEFLTIYVESSNNSTASFYIDDITFEPTGSGPIEVQELTPIKNVYKDDFLIGNAVSASDLEGNRLKLLNMHHNVVSAENAMKPDQAYNAEKQFDFTDENAFVDKVLAQGLQMHGHVLVWHQQTPEWLFTADDGAPLSREAALANLRTHVKTVVENYGNKVISWDVVNEAIIDNPPNPTDWKASLRQSGWYKAIGPDFVEQAFLAAKDVLDEEGFDIKLYYNDYNDDNQNKSEAIYQMVKEINEKYASANNGELLIDGIGMQAHYNKNTNPENVRLSLEKFISLGVEVSVTELDITAGTNNVLTEQESIAQGYLYAQLFKIYKEHSEHISRVTFWGLNDATSWRAAQSPLLFDKDLQAKPAYYAVIDPDKFISEHDAEENVANQGTALFGTPVIDGTVDDVWGSATELPINRYQMAWQGANGVSKVLWDNEYLYVLIQVSDSQLDKSSPNPWEQDSIEVFVDENNAKTSFYEDGDGQYRVNFDNETSFNPVSIAEGFESKTHVSGNGYTVEVKIPLKTITPENSTKIGFDVQINDGQDGARQSAATWNDTTGLGYQDTSEFGELTLVKSEDSEPEKPGKPEKPDKPGKPEKPTKPEKPAKSEKPTKP; the protein is encoded by the coding sequence ATGAGGGGAAAGTATAAAAGATTCATTTCATTACTTCTTGTACTACTACTAATAATCCCGACAAGCTGGATACCAAAAGTTGCAGAAGCGGCAACGAACAGTGATATTCCAGTACTTCTGTATCATCGAGTGGTCGATAATCCTTCCAATGAATGGACGGATACCAGTGTTGTAAAATTTGAACAGACCCTGAAATATCTTCATGACAATGGTTACAACACTTTGTCTACGGAACAATATGTGAGCATCATGGAAGGAAAGGAATCGGCTCCTGCAAATCCGATTCTATTAACCTTTGACGATGCTACTCCTGACTTTATTACCAATGCTCTTCCAGTATTGAAGCAATATAACATGAACGCTGTTCTGTTTGTTGTCAGTGATTGGATTGGCAAGGGTTACAGCATGTCTACAGAACAGCTGCAAAGTCTAACGAATGAACCAAATGTCAGCCTCCAGAATCATTCCAAAACACACGAACAAACCTTGGTTTGGAACAATAATATCACCAAGGAACAAGCCTCCGAGGAAATTTCAGCAGCGAATGAATACTTAAAATCTATTACAAATAAAGACTCAGTACTTATGGCTTACCCTTATGGTGCTTATAATGCGGACGCAGAAGCAGCAAATCAAGAGAATGGTATTAAATATGCCTTTAAAGTTGGTTACCCTAATGCCGGCAATTATGCAATGGGCCGCCATTATGTCATGATGGGTACGACATTGGAGAATATCGCATCATGGATTGGCGGACCGGCGCCAATACCAGGAAACCCGACAGGGACGGAAACGGTTTTTCACGAAACCTTTGAAAATGGTTTAGGTGTTGCCACAAATGCGGGCAGCGCAAGATTAGCAGCGGTTTCTGGTACTGTTTTTGATGGTAATGATGACGGAAAAGCAATCTCTGTAAGCGGTAGAACAAACAATTGGGACGGTGTAGATATCCCATTCAGCAACGTCAGTTTTGAAAATGGCAAAACCTATACGATCACTGTCACAGGTTATGTTGATGAAGGTGTGAGTGTTCCTTCAGGTGCACAAGCATTACTTCAGAATGTAGACAGCTACAATGGCTTATATGCAGCTACAGATTTTGCAGCAGGACAACCGTTTACTCTAACGGGTCAGTATACCGTTGATACGAGCAAAGATAGAGCACTTCGTATTCAATCTAACGATGCAGGGGCATCGGTTCCGTTCTACATCGGAGATATCCTAATCACAGAAAAAGTAACTTCTGGTGGCGGTGAAGAGCCAAAGGATCCAAGACCACCTGCGCAAGCCTTCACAACGATTACCTTTGAAGATCAAACAACAGGCGGATTTGAAGGCCGTGCTGGTACTGAAACGCTGACCGTAACCACTGAAGCAAACCATACCGAGGGCGGTTCCTATGCTTTGAAAGTTGAGAACAGATCAAATACTTGGCATGGTCCTACATTAAGGGTAGAGAAATATGTAGACAAGGGATCGGAATATAAAATTTCGGTCTGGGTCAAGCTGATTTCACCGGAAACTTCACAGCTTCAGCTTTCCACACAGGTTGGCAATGGCGGCAGTGCCAGTTACAATAACCTGCAAGGAAAGACAGTCAGTATCGAGGATGGCTGGGTTCAGTTCGAGGGAACTTACCGGTATAGCAGTGTAGGCGATGAGTTTCTGACCATTTATGTGGAAAGCTCAAATAATAGTACAGCTTCATTTTATATTGATGATATAACTTTCGAACCTACTGGTTCGGGACCAATTGAAGTTCAAGAATTAACACCTATCAAAAATGTTTATAAAGACGATTTCTTGATTGGAAACGCTGTTTCAGCTTCCGATCTTGAAGGCAATAGACTTAAGCTTCTCAACATGCACCACAATGTTGTTTCAGCAGAGAATGCAATGAAGCCTGATCAAGCGTATAATGCTGAAAAACAATTTGACTTTACTGATGAGAATGCATTTGTCGACAAAGTTTTGGCTCAGGGATTACAGATGCATGGACACGTACTCGTATGGCATCAGCAGACACCTGAATGGTTGTTTACTGCTGATGACGGTGCCCCTTTGAGCCGTGAGGCGGCACTAGCAAATTTAAGGACCCATGTTAAAACAGTCGTAGAAAATTACGGTAACAAGGTAATTTCATGGGACGTGGTAAACGAAGCTATAATTGATAACCCACCGAACCCAACGGATTGGAAAGCATCACTGCGACAATCCGGGTGGTACAAAGCCATTGGACCAGACTTCGTAGAGCAGGCCTTCCTTGCTGCGAAAGATGTACTGGACGAAGAAGGCTTTGATATTAAGCTTTATTACAATGATTACAACGATGATAATCAGAACAAATCTGAAGCTATTTATCAGATGGTTAAAGAAATCAATGAGAAGTATGCATCAGCCAATAATGGGGAACTCCTCATCGACGGCATTGGCATGCAGGCACACTATAATAAAAACACCAACCCGGAAAATGTAAGACTCTCCTTGGAGAAGTTTATTTCCTTGGGTGTAGAAGTAAGTGTGACTGAACTTGACATTACTGCAGGAACCAATAATGTACTTACCGAGCAGGAATCGATTGCGCAAGGTTATTTATACGCACAATTGTTTAAGATTTACAAAGAACACTCGGAGCACATCTCTCGTGTGACATTCTGGGGACTGAATGACGCGACAAGCTGGAGAGCTGCCCAAAGTCCATTATTGTTTGATAAAGACTTACAAGCAAAACCAGCATACTATGCTGTTATCGATCCAGACAAATTTATTTCAGAGCATGATGCTGAGGAGAACGTGGCTAATCAAGGAACGGCTTTGTTCGGCACACCTGTAATTGATGGAACTGTAGATGATGTTTGGGGCAGCGCAACGGAACTGCCGATTAATCGCTATCAGATGGCATGGCAGGGAGCAAATGGCGTATCCAAGGTCCTTTGGGATAATGAATACCTGTATGTTTTGATTCAGGTTAGCGATTCGCAGCTTGACAAATCAAGCCCAAATCCTTGGGAGCAGGATTCAATCGAGGTCTTCGTGGACGAGAACAATGCAAAGACATCTTTTTACGAAGATGGAGACGGACAATATAGAGTAAACTTTGACAATGAGACTTCCTTCAATCCTGTAAGCATTGCAGAGGGATTTGAATCTAAAACCCATGTATCGGGTAATGGCTACACAGTGGAAGTGAAGATTCCGTTAAAAACAATTACTCCAGAAAACAGCACGAAGATTGGTTTTGATGTACAGATTAATGATGGTCAAGACGGTGCCCGTCAAAGCGCTGCAACATGGAACGACACGACTGGTCTTGGATATCAGGATACATCCGAGTTCGGCGAACTGACGCTGGTAAAATCTGAGGATTCAGAACCGGAAAAGCCAGGAAAACCGGAAAAACCTGATAAACCTGGAAAGCCGGAGAAACCTACAAAACCAGAGAAACCTGCAAAATCAGAGAAACCTACAAAACCTTAA
- a CDS encoding YesL family protein, translating into MQNNIAFGKLYIGCEWIMKLAYINLLWILFSISGLVVFGVLPATVSLFSIVRKWLVNKESNLPIFHTFFQIYKNEFLKVNKLGVILVIFGLFLYYDYKFIMAAGGMLQYTLTIPLLIITSFYFITLLYIFPVYVHFDQKVFQYLKNSFYIGILNMDITILILILIGLIGYFFSAIPGLLPFFCLSLIAVVIMWGAALNFRRIEKKQQNLSSQK; encoded by the coding sequence ATGCAGAACAATATTGCGTTCGGGAAGCTTTATATTGGTTGTGAATGGATTATGAAACTAGCTTATATTAATCTTTTATGGATACTCTTCTCCATAAGTGGCCTCGTTGTTTTTGGGGTTTTGCCTGCTACCGTTTCATTATTCTCCATTGTACGAAAATGGCTGGTTAATAAAGAAAGTAATCTGCCAATCTTTCATACCTTTTTTCAAATCTACAAAAATGAGTTTTTAAAAGTAAATAAGCTTGGTGTGATTTTAGTTATTTTTGGTCTGTTTTTGTATTATGATTATAAATTTATTATGGCTGCTGGGGGAATGCTCCAATATACATTAACAATTCCCTTACTAATCATCACTAGTTTTTATTTCATTACCCTTCTTTATATATTTCCTGTTTACGTTCATTTTGATCAGAAGGTTTTTCAATACTTGAAGAATTCTTTTTATATCGGAATATTAAATATGGATATCACAATTCTGATATTGATTTTGATAGGACTAATAGGCTATTTTTTCTCCGCTATACCAGGGTTACTTCCGTTCTTTTGTTTGAGTTTAATAGCGGTTGTCATTATGTGGGGAGCTGCTTTAAATTTTCGAAGAATAGAAAAGAAACAACAAAATCTCAGTTCTCAAAAGTAA
- a CDS encoding glycosyl hydrolase family 8: MSKLVEMQEGSFYTEQYRNLFKEIGKTDDEIAKRIQQNWDELFNGDEDTRIYYPVGDDMGYMLDTGNLDVRTEGMSYGMMMAVQMGNKDVFDRLWRWTMKYMYMTSGENAGYFAWSCAQDGTKNSFGPAPDGEEFFAMALFFASHRWGDGAEPFNYSVQAKDLLRTCLHKGEDGIGFPMWNKENKLIKFIPNCEFSDPSYHLPHFYELFALWAYEEDHKFWKEAAAASRGYLKTSCHPKTGLAPEYAYYDGTPNNEKGYGHFFSDAYRVAANIGLDYEWFRGDDWEIEEANKLQAFFSDKDLADYRRYTISGEPFEEKSIHPVGLLATNAFASLAANGQDRLKWVELFWNTPVRTGVRRYYDNCLYFFSLLALSGNYKIWKP, translated from the coding sequence ATGTCAAAGCTAGTGGAAATGCAAGAAGGTTCTTTTTATACTGAGCAATATCGTAATCTATTTAAAGAAATTGGTAAAACAGACGATGAAATTGCAAAAAGAATTCAACAAAATTGGGATGAGTTATTTAATGGGGACGAGGATACTAGAATCTACTATCCAGTAGGTGACGATATGGGATACATGCTTGATACTGGAAACCTAGATGTGCGGACTGAGGGTATGTCATATGGAATGATGATGGCTGTGCAAATGGGCAATAAAGATGTCTTTGACCGCTTGTGGAGATGGACGATGAAGTACATGTATATGACTAGTGGGGAAAACGCCGGCTACTTTGCCTGGTCTTGTGCGCAGGATGGTACAAAGAATTCCTTTGGTCCGGCACCGGATGGAGAAGAATTTTTTGCAATGGCTTTGTTTTTTGCATCACATCGTTGGGGGGATGGTGCAGAACCATTTAATTACAGTGTACAAGCAAAAGATCTTCTTCGAACTTGTCTTCACAAAGGAGAAGATGGTATTGGATTTCCAATGTGGAACAAAGAAAATAAATTAATCAAGTTTATACCAAATTGTGAGTTCTCTGATCCATCCTACCATTTGCCTCATTTCTATGAATTGTTTGCTTTGTGGGCATATGAAGAGGATCACAAGTTCTGGAAGGAAGCAGCAGCAGCAAGCAGAGGCTACTTAAAAACTTCATGTCATCCTAAAACAGGTCTAGCTCCTGAGTATGCTTATTATGATGGTACTCCTAACAATGAAAAAGGTTATGGTCATTTCTTTAGTGATGCTTATCGAGTGGCAGCAAATATTGGTTTAGATTATGAATGGTTTAGAGGAGATGATTGGGAAATAGAAGAGGCAAATAAACTTCAAGCCTTCTTTTCAGATAAGGACCTTGCCGATTATCGCCGCTATACGATTTCAGGTGAACCATTTGAGGAAAAATCCATACATCCTGTTGGGTTACTTGCTACGAATGCTTTTGCCTCTCTTGCAGCCAATGGACAAGATAGGTTAAAGTGGGTTGAATTATTTTGGAATACGCCAGTAAGAACAGGTGTTAGAAGATATTACGACAACTGCTTATACTTTTTTAGCCTATTGGCATTAAGCGGCAATTATAAAATTTGGAAGCCATAA
- a CDS encoding response regulator, with product MYKVVLVDDEIYVRKGLRSLIDWEVCGFEVVEEASNGQLALTVIRDVKPDLVVIDIRMPVLDGLGLIKIVAQEEIQPKFIIISGYSDFKYAQTALKYGVHDFILKPIDKEEMEQTLTVLSKSLNKQKTLQEKNREIKYKEIMNQLLFGNADEKEVANYLPILGNPKEFYYIIMEVNGLINNTYEQNVAIYKKVCEKIAKVIRDVCDLKEKVWIQDLEQGSIGVLITVNYLSRFQMKVGKFVNWVKEELSHQLSEEVTFYVGSSVPDLLILKESYETAQRGLQFKYVQKDGMIFSSDITKKSLHYTELDDSFYHLVLEKMEDESSDSIRGIIDSIFEEFHKRSMARSAILSSINRIVHSIFKFIKKLEGDPSQLAFFQTMLKIQEFHVTLVQLKELLIDFVLESKKEISKLRRLSTQSEVYKIKQYIDSHYHENISLKTIAAKFYMNPVYLGQLFKKTYGIYFKEYLLQIRVNEAKRLLRQSENRIYEIAESVGFNNTDYFVTIFGKIENITPSEYRNHLKRKV from the coding sequence ATGTACAAAGTTGTACTAGTTGATGACGAAATCTATGTTCGAAAAGGACTTAGAAGTTTAATTGATTGGGAAGTATGTGGGTTTGAAGTTGTAGAAGAGGCTTCAAACGGTCAACTAGCATTAACTGTCATTCGTGATGTAAAGCCTGATTTGGTAGTAATCGATATTCGTATGCCAGTTCTGGATGGACTTGGGCTAATAAAAATAGTAGCACAAGAAGAAATTCAACCCAAATTTATTATTATTAGTGGATATAGTGATTTTAAATATGCTCAAACGGCACTTAAATATGGTGTACATGATTTTATACTCAAACCTATCGATAAAGAGGAAATGGAGCAAACATTAACCGTACTCTCTAAATCACTTAATAAACAGAAAACTCTTCAAGAAAAGAATAGGGAAATAAAATACAAGGAAATTATGAATCAGCTTTTATTTGGTAATGCGGATGAAAAGGAAGTTGCTAATTATTTACCTATACTAGGAAATCCAAAGGAATTTTACTACATCATTATGGAGGTAAACGGACTAATAAATAACACATATGAGCAGAACGTTGCTATATACAAAAAGGTTTGCGAGAAAATAGCCAAAGTAATTCGTGATGTTTGTGACCTGAAGGAAAAAGTTTGGATACAAGACTTAGAGCAGGGAAGTATTGGTGTTCTAATCACTGTCAATTACTTAAGTAGATTTCAAATGAAAGTCGGTAAATTTGTAAATTGGGTAAAAGAAGAGCTATCCCATCAACTTTCAGAGGAGGTAACATTTTATGTTGGTTCTTCCGTTCCTGACCTTCTCATTTTAAAGGAATCCTATGAAACTGCTCAAAGAGGTTTACAGTTCAAATACGTACAAAAAGATGGGATGATTTTTAGTAGTGATATTACTAAAAAATCACTCCATTATACTGAACTAGATGATTCATTCTATCACTTGGTACTGGAAAAAATGGAAGATGAATCTTCAGATTCTATTAGAGGTATCATCGATTCCATTTTTGAAGAATTTCATAAGAGAAGCATGGCAAGGTCAGCGATACTTTCGTCGATAAATCGAATTGTCCATTCCATTTTTAAGTTTATCAAAAAATTGGAAGGGGACCCATCACAATTAGCTTTCTTTCAAACAATGCTCAAGATACAGGAGTTTCATGTCACGTTAGTTCAATTAAAGGAACTGCTAATTGATTTTGTACTAGAAAGTAAAAAAGAAATTTCTAAATTAAGAAGGCTGTCAACACAAAGTGAAGTTTATAAAATTAAACAATATATTGATTCACATTACCATGAGAATATAAGTTTAAAAACGATTGCTGCAAAATTTTACATGAATCCAGTTTACTTGGGTCAATTGTTTAAGAAAACATATGGAATCTATTTTAAGGAATATTTATTGCAAATTAGGGTCAATGAAGCGAAAAGACTACTGCGACAATCAGAAAATAGAATCTATGAAATCGCAGAGAGTGTTGGTTTTAATAACACCGACTATTTTGTAACTATATTTGGGAAGATTGAAAACATAACACCATCTGAATATCGGAATCATCTTAAAAGAAAAGTGTGA
- a CDS encoding sensor histidine kinase codes for MKLRKISFHNVKLSNKLLIMYFFAVFIPIVLTNITFYHVTIENVKKQQMQDSKLALQQITNNFGRIVDEAVGISSSLYTNSNINSFLEKDFITDIDYIDDYNTYIRTFNQSSPINPSINSIRFFTDNPTMIYSGGVYLITKEIKQLEWYKQVSLGRTTGPIMIHSPASIDSRTFAVIRKLDYFNFNNKEKIVRIEINPANIKQIFENVTFKGDLFLLNDEGEIEYSTKKGLNWLKKPLKYNQISYPDNTVTINTKIKDRTYLHNWKVVGAISEKTMLETVNDSGRFIILLACINLLLPTVIIIIIARSFLMRLHRVLKHVKRMKNQDFEIIDGQEFKDEIGQLTIEYNRMSKKIKELIHDVFLANIQKKDLEIKRNRAQLSALQSQINPHFLFNALETIRMRSVIKQEMETANIIHNMAKIFRNSLTWGKDMVTVQAEVKLINSFLEIQKYRFGDKLDYKINVDDVALDRWIPNMSFLPFIENASIHGIEPLADDGKITINISLNNGLLTCIVMDNGAGMTIDKRNQLLSSLEKEEEIGENVGIKNVFYRLKLYYGNQFDFELESKENKGTKITIKVPEKLKGKFVATEDREKKLYFIK; via the coding sequence ATGAAGCTACGAAAAATAAGCTTTCATAATGTTAAATTAAGTAATAAATTATTAATCATGTATTTTTTTGCTGTCTTCATTCCCATCGTTTTAACAAATATTACTTTTTATCATGTGACAATTGAAAATGTAAAAAAACAGCAAATGCAAGATTCCAAGTTAGCCTTGCAGCAGATTACAAATAATTTTGGGAGGATTGTCGACGAAGCAGTTGGTATATCTTCCTCCCTTTATACGAATAGCAATATTAATTCATTTCTAGAAAAGGACTTTATAACGGATATTGATTATATTGATGACTATAACACTTATATCAGAACGTTTAACCAATCAAGCCCAATAAACCCCTCTATTAATTCAATACGCTTTTTTACTGATAATCCAACGATGATTTACTCTGGAGGGGTTTATTTAATAACAAAGGAAATAAAACAATTGGAATGGTATAAACAAGTTTCTTTAGGAAGAACCACAGGGCCGATTATGATTCATTCTCCAGCTAGCATTGATTCGAGAACGTTTGCCGTCATCCGAAAGCTTGACTATTTTAATTTTAATAATAAGGAAAAAATAGTTAGAATTGAAATCAACCCTGCAAACATTAAACAGATATTTGAAAATGTAACGTTTAAAGGAGATTTGTTCCTTCTTAATGACGAGGGTGAAATTGAATATTCCACCAAGAAAGGACTCAATTGGTTAAAAAAACCTTTAAAATATAACCAAATAAGTTATCCAGATAATACCGTTACAATTAATACAAAAATAAAAGATCGTACGTATTTACATAACTGGAAGGTAGTTGGGGCCATTTCGGAAAAAACAATGCTTGAAACGGTCAATGATTCTGGACGGTTTATTATTCTCTTAGCATGTATCAATTTACTACTCCCTACAGTTATCATTATTATCATTGCACGCTCCTTCTTGATGAGACTGCACCGTGTCCTAAAGCACGTCAAAAGGATGAAAAATCAGGATTTTGAGATCATTGATGGTCAGGAATTTAAAGATGAAATTGGCCAATTAACGATCGAATACAATCGGATGAGCAAAAAGATAAAAGAACTCATTCATGATGTATTCTTGGCTAATATTCAAAAAAAGGACTTAGAAATTAAACGCAACCGTGCACAGCTTAGCGCACTGCAAAGCCAAATTAATCCCCATTTTTTATTTAATGCACTTGAGACGATAAGAATGAGGAGTGTTATTAAACAAGAAATGGAAACAGCTAATATCATCCACAATATGGCGAAAATCTTCCGTAATTCGCTGACATGGGGAAAAGATATGGTAACCGTACAAGCTGAGGTAAAACTTATTAATAGTTTTTTAGAAATACAGAAATACAGATTTGGAGACAAATTAGATTACAAGATTAACGTCGATGATGTAGCTTTGGATCGCTGGATACCTAATATGTCATTCTTGCCATTTATTGAAAATGCAAGCATCCATGGCATTGAGCCATTAGCTGACGATGGGAAAATAACGATAAATATTTCTCTTAACAACGGTTTGTTAACATGTATTGTCATGGACAACGGAGCTGGAATGACCATTGATAAAAGGAATCAATTGTTGTCATCATTAGAAAAAGAAGAAGAAATAGGTGAAAATGTAGGAATAAAAAATGTCTTCTATCGGTTAAAGCTATACTACGGTAATCAATTTGATTTCGAACTTGAAAGTAAAGAGAACAAGGGAACAAAGATTACCATAAAAGTTCCAGAAAAACTAAAGGGAAAATTCGTAGCAACGGAGGATAGAGAGAAAAAACTATACTTTATTAAGTAA
- a CDS encoding ABC transporter substrate-binding protein, translated as MIKKSLLVLLMVMMLISIVGCTKDDSTSGKSSDGDSKDNVTFTYFNAASPGKDLNTNETTIGKIFEDQTGVNFKTEYLVGDINTKIGTMIASGKYPDVLVPDIAIDKVLDAGAFIDLTELIDEHAPNIKKLYGPFLNQMKDKDGKINFIPFAAKQGFIKDPNITQGAFWIQRGVLKEAGYPKIKTLDEYLALIEDYQKKHPEVNGASTIGFTALTYDWRFFALSNVPNHLAGYPNDGEVIVDIKTHKTDVYADNDITKRYFKELNDLNSKGLFDKEAFVANYDEYLAKLASGRVLGFFDYGWQVQQALDNLKVAGNDDLRYMPLPITFDGQKDQYIDPPAFINNRGVGITVSAKDPVRIIKYFDNMVKEENQKLMFWGIKDETYSVDDKGKFYQTEEQFAKTSDEKYRDESGLNTFEYYWPMGDMLYSDGNAWVPGKQPEVAQVSYTDGDKAILKAYGAEVFSDLFADPDDRPWYPTWSAVIEQGSDAQIFGQRKTDLTKVYFPKLVLAKPGDFDKVWEEYIEEFNKLDAKALEDLMDKVVDDRIKAAAK; from the coding sequence ATGATTAAAAAGTCCTTATTAGTTCTTTTGATGGTTATGATGCTTATCTCCATTGTCGGCTGTACCAAAGACGATAGTACAAGCGGAAAATCATCGGATGGTGATTCCAAAGACAACGTAACATTTACTTATTTTAATGCTGCTTCCCCAGGAAAAGACTTAAACACAAATGAAACAACGATCGGGAAAATTTTTGAAGACCAAACAGGTGTGAATTTTAAAACTGAGTATTTAGTGGGCGACATCAATACAAAGATTGGAACAATGATCGCTAGTGGAAAATATCCTGATGTTCTAGTTCCAGATATCGCGATTGATAAAGTATTAGACGCAGGTGCATTTATTGATTTGACTGAATTAATCGATGAGCATGCCCCTAATATTAAAAAGTTATATGGTCCTTTCCTTAATCAAATGAAAGATAAGGACGGCAAAATTAACTTTATTCCATTTGCTGCAAAGCAAGGCTTCATTAAAGACCCTAATATTACTCAAGGTGCCTTCTGGATTCAACGTGGCGTATTAAAAGAAGCTGGTTATCCTAAGATTAAGACACTTGATGAGTATTTAGCATTAATTGAAGATTATCAGAAAAAACATCCGGAAGTTAATGGAGCTTCTACCATTGGATTTACAGCTTTAACTTATGATTGGCGCTTCTTCGCACTATCAAACGTTCCTAACCACCTAGCAGGCTACCCAAATGATGGTGAAGTTATTGTGGATATTAAGACACACAAAACGGACGTTTATGCAGATAACGATATTACAAAGCGTTATTTTAAAGAATTAAACGATTTAAATAGTAAAGGTCTTTTTGATAAAGAAGCATTTGTTGCGAACTATGATGAATACCTTGCTAAGTTAGCATCTGGCCGCGTTTTAGGATTCTTTGATTACGGCTGGCAGGTTCAACAAGCACTGGATAACCTAAAGGTCGCTGGAAATGATGATTTACGTTATATGCCGCTTCCCATCACATTTGATGGACAAAAGGATCAATATATCGATCCGCCTGCTTTCATTAATAACCGTGGAGTTGGTATCACAGTCAGCGCTAAAGATCCAGTCCGCATTATTAAGTATTTTGACAATATGGTGAAAGAGGAAAATCAAAAGTTAATGTTCTGGGGTATTAAAGACGAAACGTATAGCGTGGATGACAAAGGCAAATTCTATCAAACTGAAGAGCAGTTTGCGAAAACCAGTGATGAAAAATACCGTGATGAATCTGGATTAAACACTTTTGAGTATTACTGGCCAATGGGTGACATGCTTTATAGTGATGGAAATGCCTGGGTTCCAGGTAAGCAGCCGGAAGTCGCTCAAGTATCTTACACAGATGGTGACAAGGCTATTTTAAAGGCATATGGCGCAGAGGTATTCTCTGACTTATTCGCAGATCCAGATGATCGTCCATGGTATCCGACATGGAGTGCTGTTATTGAACAAGGCTCTGATGCTCAAATCTTTGGACAAAGAAAGACAGACTTAACGAAAGTATACTTCCCTAAATTAGTTCTCGCAAAGCCTGGTGACTTTGATAAGGTTTGGGAGGAGTATATCGAAGAATTTAACAAACTAGATGCAAAGGCTTTAGAAGATTTAATGGATAAAGTGGTAGATGACCGCATTAAGGCTGCAGCAAAATAA